In one window of Megalopta genalis isolate 19385.01 chromosome 4, iyMegGena1_principal, whole genome shotgun sequence DNA:
- the LOC117224544 gene encoding 6-phosphofructo-2-kinase/fructose-2,6-bisphosphatase isoform X4: protein MTEPGNDKIAMRTPGKTKSPRKFAGVVVAMCGLPGRGKSQVAQCLSRRLNWNGYSTKVMRVSEYRRRRVEPYGEAVSHELFRPDHTANAALRALAQGDAMQDCGSWLAAGNSVAILDATLVTRAQRAEVFDYFSGQLGYRVLFIECVCDDPLVLQQNYKEILRHSTDYAGMDPAVAEEDLTLKVAHYVRSYEPMDEKNYPRIRINTATMDIETYKVSGHVETAILGYMGSVTLKPHTLYFSRHGESEYNVLGKVGGDAVLSARGERYAQALSTKFNAMRIPDLRVLTSRLRRTIATARGVEAPQEHVAALNELYAGVCEGLSYEEMQEKYPQEFAWRDQDKLRYRYPWGESYVDAMHRVDPVIAELQRSDNILVVSHQAVLRCIIGFFMDKKPQELPYMEVPLHTIIRATSQGYNYKLEFFKLPIECVNTTRVKPKNCSADRTADDALLTVPDHFDIPDPWRNPGNGPTLVQQH, encoded by the exons ATGACCG AGCCCGGGAATGACAAGATCGCCATGAGAACGCCGGGGAAAACGAAGTCGCCGCGGAAATTCGCGGGGGTGGTGGTCGCGATGTGCGGCCTGCCAGGTCGTGGAAAAAGCCAGGTGGCGCAATGTCTCTCGCGCAGGCTCAACTGGAACGGCTACTCCACTAAAG TGATGAGAGTGAGCGAGTACCGAAGAAGAAGAGTGGAGCCGTATGGCGAGGCAGTGTCTCACGAGCTGTTTCGGCCGGATCACACGGCGAACGCGGCTTTGAGGGCCCTGGCCCAGGGAGACGCGATGCAAGACTGCGGCTCATGGCTCGCAGCCGGGAATTCCGTAGCT ATTCTGGACGCCACGCTGGTGACACGAGCGCAGCGCGCCGAGGTCTTCGACTACTTTTCCGGGCAGCTCGGTTATCGCGTGCTTTTCATCGAGTGCGTCTGCGACGACCCGCTGGTGCTTCAGCAAAATTACAAGGAGATCCTGCGGCACAGCACCGACTACGCCGGCATGGATCCTGCAGTGGCCGAGGAGGACCTGACGCTCAAGGTCGCGCATTACGTCCGCTCGTACGAGCCCATGGACGAGAAGAACTACCCTAGAATACGGATTAACACTGCAACCATGGACATCGAGACTTACAAGGTGTCCGGCCATGTGGAGACAGCTATTCTTGGATACATGGGCAGTGTCACGCTCAAGCCTCACACTCTGTACTTCTCTCGA CACGGAGAAAGCGAGTACAACGTCCTTGGCAAAGTCGGTGGCGATGCAGTATTGAGCGCTCGCGGTGAGAGATACGCTCAGGCGTTGTCTACCAAGTTCAACGCTATGCGGATTCCTGACCTGAGGGTCCTGACCAGTCGTCTTCGAAGGACCATCGCCACTGCCCGAGGCGTTGAAGCGCCGCAGGAGCATGTTGCTGCGCTCAACGAACTTTACGCTGGAGTATGCGAGGGCCTCTCCTATGAGGAGATGCAAGAGAAATATCCGCAG GAGTTCGCCTGGCGCGACCAGGACAAGCTGCGCTACCGTTACCCATGGGGCGAGAGCTACGTGGACGCGATGCACCGTGTGGACCCTGTGATCGCGGAGCTGCAGAGATCGGACAACATCCTGGTGGTGTCCCACCAGGCTGTTCTGCGCTGCATAATCGGCTTCTTCATGGATAAGAAGCCGCAGGAGCTGCCGTACATGGAGGTCCCGCTCCACACGATCATCAGAGCGACCAGCCAGGGCTACAATTACAAGCTGGAGTTCTTCAAGCTTCCGATCGAGTGCGTGAACACGACTCGAGTGAAGCCGAAGAACTGCAGCGCGGATCGCACCGCTGACGACGCTCTGCTGACGGTCCCGGATCACTTCGACATACCGGACCCGTGGAGGAACCCAGGAAACGGGCCCACCCTGGTGCAGCAGCACTGA
- the LOC117224544 gene encoding 6-phosphofructo-2-kinase/fructose-2,6-bisphosphatase isoform X2, whose translation MAFEYFLNGKPLPIIWVFPLEPGNDKIAMRTPGKTKSPRKFAGVVVAMCGLPGRGKSQVAQCLSRRLNWNGYSTKVMRVSEYRRRRVEPYGEAVSHELFRPDHTANAALRALAQGDAMQDCGSWLAAGNSVAILDATLVTRAQRAEVFDYFSGQLGYRVLFIECVCDDPLVLQQNYKEILRHSTDYAGMDPAVAEEDLTLKVAHYVRSYEPMDEKNYPRIRINTATMDIETYKVSGHVETAILGYMGSVTLKPHTLYFSRHGESEYNVLGKVGGDAVLSARGERYAQALSTKFNAMRIPDLRVLTSRLRRTIATARGVEAPQEHVAALNELYAGVCEGLSYEEMQEKYPQEFAWRDQDKLRYRYPWGESYVDAMHRVDPVIAELQRSDNILVVSHQAVLRCIIGFFMDKKPQELPYMEVPLHTIIRATSQGYNYKLEFFKLPIECVNTTRVKPKNCSADRTADDALLTVPDHFDIPDPWRNPGNGPTLVQQH comes from the exons ATGGCGTTCGAATATTTTCTGAACGGGAAACCTCTGCCTATTATCTGGGTTTTTCCACTAG AGCCCGGGAATGACAAGATCGCCATGAGAACGCCGGGGAAAACGAAGTCGCCGCGGAAATTCGCGGGGGTGGTGGTCGCGATGTGCGGCCTGCCAGGTCGTGGAAAAAGCCAGGTGGCGCAATGTCTCTCGCGCAGGCTCAACTGGAACGGCTACTCCACTAAAG TGATGAGAGTGAGCGAGTACCGAAGAAGAAGAGTGGAGCCGTATGGCGAGGCAGTGTCTCACGAGCTGTTTCGGCCGGATCACACGGCGAACGCGGCTTTGAGGGCCCTGGCCCAGGGAGACGCGATGCAAGACTGCGGCTCATGGCTCGCAGCCGGGAATTCCGTAGCT ATTCTGGACGCCACGCTGGTGACACGAGCGCAGCGCGCCGAGGTCTTCGACTACTTTTCCGGGCAGCTCGGTTATCGCGTGCTTTTCATCGAGTGCGTCTGCGACGACCCGCTGGTGCTTCAGCAAAATTACAAGGAGATCCTGCGGCACAGCACCGACTACGCCGGCATGGATCCTGCAGTGGCCGAGGAGGACCTGACGCTCAAGGTCGCGCATTACGTCCGCTCGTACGAGCCCATGGACGAGAAGAACTACCCTAGAATACGGATTAACACTGCAACCATGGACATCGAGACTTACAAGGTGTCCGGCCATGTGGAGACAGCTATTCTTGGATACATGGGCAGTGTCACGCTCAAGCCTCACACTCTGTACTTCTCTCGA CACGGAGAAAGCGAGTACAACGTCCTTGGCAAAGTCGGTGGCGATGCAGTATTGAGCGCTCGCGGTGAGAGATACGCTCAGGCGTTGTCTACCAAGTTCAACGCTATGCGGATTCCTGACCTGAGGGTCCTGACCAGTCGTCTTCGAAGGACCATCGCCACTGCCCGAGGCGTTGAAGCGCCGCAGGAGCATGTTGCTGCGCTCAACGAACTTTACGCTGGAGTATGCGAGGGCCTCTCCTATGAGGAGATGCAAGAGAAATATCCGCAG GAGTTCGCCTGGCGCGACCAGGACAAGCTGCGCTACCGTTACCCATGGGGCGAGAGCTACGTGGACGCGATGCACCGTGTGGACCCTGTGATCGCGGAGCTGCAGAGATCGGACAACATCCTGGTGGTGTCCCACCAGGCTGTTCTGCGCTGCATAATCGGCTTCTTCATGGATAAGAAGCCGCAGGAGCTGCCGTACATGGAGGTCCCGCTCCACACGATCATCAGAGCGACCAGCCAGGGCTACAATTACAAGCTGGAGTTCTTCAAGCTTCCGATCGAGTGCGTGAACACGACTCGAGTGAAGCCGAAGAACTGCAGCGCGGATCGCACCGCTGACGACGCTCTGCTGACGGTCCCGGATCACTTCGACATACCGGACCCGTGGAGGAACCCAGGAAACGGGCCCACCCTGGTGCAGCAGCACTGA
- the LOC117224544 gene encoding 6-phosphofructo-2-kinase/fructose-2,6-bisphosphatase isoform X3, protein MCVIEPGNDKIAMRTPGKTKSPRKFAGVVVAMCGLPGRGKSQVAQCLSRRLNWNGYSTKVMRVSEYRRRRVEPYGEAVSHELFRPDHTANAALRALAQGDAMQDCGSWLAAGNSVAILDATLVTRAQRAEVFDYFSGQLGYRVLFIECVCDDPLVLQQNYKEILRHSTDYAGMDPAVAEEDLTLKVAHYVRSYEPMDEKNYPRIRINTATMDIETYKVSGHVETAILGYMGSVTLKPHTLYFSRHGESEYNVLGKVGGDAVLSARGERYAQALSTKFNAMRIPDLRVLTSRLRRTIATARGVEAPQEHVAALNELYAGVCEGLSYEEMQEKYPQEFAWRDQDKLRYRYPWGESYVDAMHRVDPVIAELQRSDNILVVSHQAVLRCIIGFFMDKKPQELPYMEVPLHTIIRATSQGYNYKLEFFKLPIECVNTTRVKPKNCSADRTADDALLTVPDHFDIPDPWRNPGNGPTLVQQH, encoded by the exons ATGTGTGTGATCG AGCCCGGGAATGACAAGATCGCCATGAGAACGCCGGGGAAAACGAAGTCGCCGCGGAAATTCGCGGGGGTGGTGGTCGCGATGTGCGGCCTGCCAGGTCGTGGAAAAAGCCAGGTGGCGCAATGTCTCTCGCGCAGGCTCAACTGGAACGGCTACTCCACTAAAG TGATGAGAGTGAGCGAGTACCGAAGAAGAAGAGTGGAGCCGTATGGCGAGGCAGTGTCTCACGAGCTGTTTCGGCCGGATCACACGGCGAACGCGGCTTTGAGGGCCCTGGCCCAGGGAGACGCGATGCAAGACTGCGGCTCATGGCTCGCAGCCGGGAATTCCGTAGCT ATTCTGGACGCCACGCTGGTGACACGAGCGCAGCGCGCCGAGGTCTTCGACTACTTTTCCGGGCAGCTCGGTTATCGCGTGCTTTTCATCGAGTGCGTCTGCGACGACCCGCTGGTGCTTCAGCAAAATTACAAGGAGATCCTGCGGCACAGCACCGACTACGCCGGCATGGATCCTGCAGTGGCCGAGGAGGACCTGACGCTCAAGGTCGCGCATTACGTCCGCTCGTACGAGCCCATGGACGAGAAGAACTACCCTAGAATACGGATTAACACTGCAACCATGGACATCGAGACTTACAAGGTGTCCGGCCATGTGGAGACAGCTATTCTTGGATACATGGGCAGTGTCACGCTCAAGCCTCACACTCTGTACTTCTCTCGA CACGGAGAAAGCGAGTACAACGTCCTTGGCAAAGTCGGTGGCGATGCAGTATTGAGCGCTCGCGGTGAGAGATACGCTCAGGCGTTGTCTACCAAGTTCAACGCTATGCGGATTCCTGACCTGAGGGTCCTGACCAGTCGTCTTCGAAGGACCATCGCCACTGCCCGAGGCGTTGAAGCGCCGCAGGAGCATGTTGCTGCGCTCAACGAACTTTACGCTGGAGTATGCGAGGGCCTCTCCTATGAGGAGATGCAAGAGAAATATCCGCAG GAGTTCGCCTGGCGCGACCAGGACAAGCTGCGCTACCGTTACCCATGGGGCGAGAGCTACGTGGACGCGATGCACCGTGTGGACCCTGTGATCGCGGAGCTGCAGAGATCGGACAACATCCTGGTGGTGTCCCACCAGGCTGTTCTGCGCTGCATAATCGGCTTCTTCATGGATAAGAAGCCGCAGGAGCTGCCGTACATGGAGGTCCCGCTCCACACGATCATCAGAGCGACCAGCCAGGGCTACAATTACAAGCTGGAGTTCTTCAAGCTTCCGATCGAGTGCGTGAACACGACTCGAGTGAAGCCGAAGAACTGCAGCGCGGATCGCACCGCTGACGACGCTCTGCTGACGGTCCCGGATCACTTCGACATACCGGACCCGTGGAGGAACCCAGGAAACGGGCCCACCCTGGTGCAGCAGCACTGA
- the LOC117224897 gene encoding uncharacterized protein LOC117224897, with product MKRYSSAPCLADGNGDTKKLKTAEEPNAREYLQLALARVLELQREIKEGTYTTENTSDLGESSSDEDLTTEVLRKVFQNLPGTPNSVDHLLDRSAKPRNAQLDAIHGKRIQLLGYDTCRRAAVEYMKNAVRETRKESSKTNPPSNHPGFRLATYSRNEPRIAQCRTGLLRSSHKREAGCSYDQEIRDRMLKSLDLHLASKQRDYTAKLMRSGF from the exons GCTCCCTGTCTGGCTGATGGAAACGGCGATACGAAAAAGTTGAAGACCGCCGAG GAGCCGAACGCGAGGGAGTATCTGCAATTGGCGTTGGCCAGGGTGCTCGAGCTGCAGCGGGAGATCAAAGAAGGAACGTACACAACGGAGAACACCAGCGACCTCG GTGAGTCGAGCAGCGACGAGGACCTGACGACAGAGGTCCTGAGGAAAGTCTTCCAGAACCTGCCGGGCACACCTAACTCCGTGGACCATCTGCTGGACAGGTCCGCGAAGCCAAGGAACGCGCAGCTCGACGCGATTCATGGGAAAAGGATCCAGCTGTTGGGCTACGACACCTGTCGCAGAGCAGCCGTCGAGTACATGAAGAACGCAGTCCGCGAGACAAGAAAGGAATCCTCAAAGACGAATCCTCCATCCAATCATCCCGGCTTCCGGCTTGCTACTTATTCGAGGAACGAGCCCCGGATTGCACAATGCAGGACCGGTTTGCTGAGAAGTTCGCACAAAAGGGAGGCTGGCTGTTCGTATGACCAGGAGATCAGGGACAGGATGCTGAAGAGCTTGGACCTCCATTTAGCCAGCAAACAGAGGGATTACACTGCGAAATTGATGAGATCCGGCTTTTAG